From Pedosphaera parvula Ellin514:
TGCTAGGCGAGGCTTCTGGCCAGTTGGTTCAAACGGATGAGCGAGTCATTAATCTGACGTGCGCTTACAAAAACCTTTTCAGGCGAAAGAAAGCTGTGCTCCCTCATCATGGTGGTCGTAAGATCCAGGATGCTGTCAATCGGGCCGGTAATTTCCTGGGAAAGTAGATGAACCACATCGGCCCGAAGCTTTACCGCCTGCTTATAAATCTCGCATTTCAATTCTGCCTGCTTCGCCAGGCGGGCCGTGACCGCCTCAATCAGTTCATGGGGTGTAAATGGCTTGGTCAAATAATCATCCGCCCCGGAGGCCATGCCCCGGCGCATGTCACTTTTATCAATTGCTGCGCTAAGGAAAATGAAAGGAATGGTGGCAATTGCGGGATGCTCACGAATGGCCGAAAGAGTGTGAAAGCCATCCATTCCAGGCATTCTGATATCACATATGATCAGATCGGGCTGATCTCGAACTGCAGTCTGAATTCCGGAAGCGCCATCCTTTGCTTCGCAGGTCGAGAATCCAAAATGAGCGAGGGTCTTGACGATTACG
This genomic window contains:
- a CDS encoding response regulator, with translation MQTVLVIDDSDDVRGVIVKTLAHFGFSTCEAKDGASGIQTAVRDQPDLIICDIRMPGMDGFHTLSAIREHPAIATIPFIFLSAAIDKSDMRRGMASGADDYLTKPFTPHELIEAVTARLAKQAELKCEIYKQAVKLRADVVHLLSQEITGPIDSILDLTTTMMREHSFLSPEKVFVSARQINDSLIRLNQLARSLA